A window of the Chthonomonas sp. genome harbors these coding sequences:
- a CDS encoding FAD-binding protein — protein sequence MTWQQEVAQLLGGDAVLAGPIAERAYDADAYTVDRSQPTLVVLPSSTDQVVELIRICARHGVPFTTRGAGTGLSGGATPALGGLVISTKRLNKISEIEVGERMLRAGAGVVNVAITQAVAQAGLHFAPDPSSQSVATLGGNIGENSGGPHTLKYGVTAAHILGLTLVDDHGDVHEFAPHRNPPWPDFAQAVIGSEGTVGVVTEAWCNLEPSAPYVQTGLISFASVRQATDFISAVIADGVVPAALEMMDRNILFALREAFGLSYPAGTEALLLVEFDGDDAQAVQSTMQAVAQLASRFEAIAVEMATNEDERKKLWTARKKGVGAMGRLAPSIVTHDGVIPRSRLPEMLELVYQVAEERGIGVANIFHAGDGNLHPCFYFDDRDPEQVRAVVEAGEIILRKCVELGGSLTGEHGIGFEKSDLLGLQFSDDDLALQRDIQAIFCGSSNSNPCKVLPLGKGCSEHRSRWRGSAW from the coding sequence ATGACTTGGCAGCAGGAGGTGGCTCAGTTGCTTGGCGGTGACGCGGTTCTGGCCGGGCCCATCGCCGAGCGCGCCTACGACGCCGATGCCTACACCGTCGATCGGAGTCAGCCGACGTTGGTGGTGCTGCCGTCCTCAACTGACCAAGTGGTGGAACTCATTCGCATCTGCGCCCGGCATGGTGTTCCGTTTACGACTCGTGGCGCGGGCACCGGCTTAAGCGGCGGCGCAACGCCCGCCCTCGGCGGATTGGTGATTTCCACCAAAAGGTTAAATAAGATTTCCGAGATAGAAGTTGGCGAGCGGATGTTGCGCGCGGGTGCTGGGGTGGTGAATGTCGCCATTACGCAAGCGGTTGCGCAGGCGGGTTTGCACTTTGCGCCCGACCCCAGTAGCCAGAGCGTCGCCACGTTGGGCGGCAACATCGGCGAGAATTCCGGCGGCCCCCACACGCTAAAGTACGGCGTGACCGCAGCTCACATTCTGGGTCTGACTCTGGTGGATGATCACGGCGACGTGCACGAATTCGCGCCCCATCGCAATCCGCCTTGGCCGGACTTTGCGCAAGCGGTGATTGGCAGCGAAGGTACTGTCGGCGTCGTGACCGAAGCGTGGTGCAACCTTGAGCCTTCGGCTCCGTACGTGCAAACGGGGCTGATTTCATTTGCCAGCGTTCGCCAGGCGACTGACTTTATCAGCGCGGTGATTGCCGATGGCGTGGTGCCTGCCGCGCTGGAAATGATGGATCGCAACATCCTTTTCGCGTTGCGCGAGGCCTTTGGATTGAGCTATCCCGCCGGCACCGAAGCCCTGCTACTGGTCGAATTTGATGGCGACGATGCGCAAGCCGTGCAAAGCACTATGCAAGCGGTTGCGCAACTCGCGTCTAGGTTCGAAGCGATCGCCGTTGAGATGGCCACCAACGAGGATGAACGCAAGAAATTGTGGACCGCCCGCAAGAAAGGCGTGGGCGCCATGGGGCGTCTCGCGCCGAGCATCGTCACTCACGACGGCGTGATTCCGCGCAGCCGCCTGCCCGAGATGCTGGAGCTGGTGTACCAGGTCGCCGAGGAACGCGGGATCGGCGTGGCGAACATCTTCCACGCCGGCGACGGCAACCTGCACCCGTGCTTCTACTTCGACGACCGCGACCCCGAGCAGGTGCGGGCGGTGGTGGAGGCGGGCGAGATTATCCTGCGCAAATGCGTGGAACTCGGCGGCAGCCTCACCGGCGAGCACGGCATCGGATTCGAGAAAAGCGACCTGCTGGGGTTGCAGTTTTCCGATGACGACCTGGCTTTGCAGCGCGACATACAGGCGATTTTTTGCGGATCGAGCAATAGCAACCCGTGCAAGGTGCTGCCCTTGGGCAAGGGTTGCTCCGAGCACCGATCGCGGTGGCGAGGCTCCGCGTGGTAA
- the speD gene encoding adenosylmethionine decarboxylase — MTAVATRRSLRDRFKALFNKPTPMVASAPTPIRTPEGWQLIQCEDTESFVKWLGHDEKGLPFKEGELPSLGSHLLIEMFDCEPESIKFESGVADAMLTAARASEATIVADSFHEFKPWGVSGAVVIQESHYTIHTWPEFGYAAVDLFYCGGTISVHNAVELLEKRFKPGRMKFLVVRRGMQDEVQERG, encoded by the coding sequence ATGACTGCAGTGGCAACGCGCCGTTCGCTCCGCGACCGGTTCAAAGCGCTGTTCAATAAGCCCACCCCCATGGTCGCATCGGCCCCAACGCCGATCCGGACCCCGGAAGGTTGGCAACTCATTCAGTGCGAAGACACCGAATCCTTTGTCAAGTGGCTCGGCCACGACGAAAAGGGCCTCCCGTTTAAGGAAGGCGAACTCCCCTCGCTCGGCAGCCATCTGCTCATCGAAATGTTCGATTGCGAACCGGAATCGATCAAATTCGAAAGCGGCGTCGCCGATGCGATGCTCACCGCCGCCCGCGCGTCGGAAGCGACCATCGTCGCCGACTCGTTCCACGAGTTCAAACCGTGGGGTGTTTCGGGTGCGGTCGTCATTCAAGAGTCGCACTACACCATTCATACGTGGCCGGAATTCGGTTACGCCGCCGTGGACCTGTTCTACTGCGGAGGGACGATCAGCGTGCACAACGCGGTGGAACTTTTGGAGAAGCGGTTTAAGCCCGGTCGAATGAAGTTCCTCGTCGTGCGACGCGGAATGCAAGACGAAGTTCAAGAGCGCGGCTAA
- a CDS encoding VTT domain-containing protein, translating to MKAFLDFILHLDEKVFAIIRDFGAQAYLIFFLIIFAETGLVIMPFLPGDSLLFALGMFANPTKHALNIWILIPLLVAAAFIGDNLNYQIGRRMGARIIARGGTKFFKLEHIEKTQEFFAKHGGWTLVLARWVPIVRTFAPFVAGMGNMPFQTFLRFSFFGGLFWVASCVLAGYFFGQIPWVQDNFEIAMLIVLFASLIPIIIKIRSAKKASAKRKAEQEAS from the coding sequence GTGAAGGCTTTCCTCGACTTCATTCTTCACCTGGACGAAAAGGTCTTCGCCATCATTCGCGACTTCGGTGCGCAAGCCTATCTCATCTTTTTCCTGATCATCTTCGCCGAAACCGGCTTGGTGATCATGCCGTTTTTGCCCGGCGACTCGTTGCTGTTTGCGCTCGGGATGTTCGCCAACCCCACCAAGCACGCCCTGAACATCTGGATTCTCATCCCGCTGTTGGTGGCGGCGGCGTTCATCGGCGACAACCTCAACTACCAAATCGGGCGGCGCATGGGCGCGCGCATCATCGCGCGCGGCGGCACCAAGTTTTTCAAACTGGAACACATCGAAAAAACCCAGGAGTTCTTCGCCAAGCACGGCGGTTGGACCTTGGTGCTCGCGCGGTGGGTGCCGATCGTGCGCACGTTCGCGCCGTTCGTGGCGGGCATGGGCAACATGCCGTTCCAAACGTTCTTGCGGTTTAGCTTCTTCGGCGGCCTCTTCTGGGTGGCGAGTTGCGTTTTGGCGGGCTACTTCTTTGGGCAGATTCCTTGGGTGCAAGACAACTTCGAAATCGCGATGCTCATCGTGCTCTTCGCCAGCCTGATCCCGATTATCATCAAGATCCGGTCGGCCAAGAAAGCCAGCGCGAAGCGCAAAGCCGAACAAGAAGCAAGCTAG
- a CDS encoding (Fe-S)-binding protein, whose amino-acid sequence MKELDELTTKCIRCGFCLEACPTFRETGDETQSPRGRIYLARSADEGRLSFDEIAPALDSCLGCRACETACPSGVEYGAILELARSRQTQPLARRALLGMVSNGWFLRAQLLAGRVWRPKRIPKLFSPQPPVVRPPRSQPNSWQAPIEPTTIKGEVAVLRGCAMDVLFPRVHQATERLLNRVGYRVNWVSGCCGALHAHQGQAAKGESMAEQILHHHPKLVMNSAGCGAHLRGMAETKLVVDISEFLLTEGLLDLLKASPGLKKNITYHDACHLAHGQGVRTAPRELLGAIPQATLIELPNADHCCGSAGVYNVLQPRMAGQLGEKKLAEIGKIRCDIVAMGNPGCQAWIDQLVEESNTPIRVLHTAELLESSFSGLP is encoded by the coding sequence ATGAAAGAGCTCGACGAACTCACGACCAAGTGCATCCGTTGCGGATTCTGCTTGGAGGCGTGTCCGACCTTCCGCGAAACCGGCGATGAAACCCAATCGCCGCGCGGCCGTATCTACCTGGCGCGCAGCGCCGACGAAGGGCGCTTGAGCTTCGACGAGATCGCGCCCGCGCTCGACTCGTGTTTGGGGTGTCGCGCCTGCGAAACCGCTTGCCCAAGCGGCGTGGAGTACGGCGCGATTCTCGAACTCGCGCGGAGTCGCCAAACCCAACCGCTCGCCCGTCGCGCGTTGCTCGGCATGGTGAGCAACGGCTGGTTCTTGCGCGCCCAGCTACTCGCCGGTCGCGTATGGCGGCCGAAGCGCATCCCCAAACTCTTCAGCCCGCAACCGCCCGTCGTGCGGCCACCACGTTCTCAACCAAATAGTTGGCAAGCTCCCATCGAGCCCACCACCATCAAGGGCGAGGTCGCCGTGTTGCGCGGCTGCGCGATGGATGTGCTCTTCCCGCGAGTCCACCAGGCCACCGAGCGTCTGCTCAACCGGGTCGGCTACCGAGTCAATTGGGTGAGCGGCTGTTGCGGCGCGCTCCACGCGCACCAGGGCCAAGCCGCAAAAGGCGAAAGCATGGCCGAGCAAATCCTTCACCACCACCCCAAGCTCGTGATGAACTCGGCCGGGTGCGGAGCACACTTGCGCGGCATGGCCGAAACTAAGCTAGTGGTAGACATCTCCGAGTTCCTACTAACCGAGGGCCTGCTCGACCTTCTCAAAGCGAGCCCGGGCCTCAAGAAAAACATCACCTATCACGACGCGTGTCACCTGGCCCACGGTCAAGGCGTGCGGACGGCCCCGCGCGAGCTGCTCGGCGCAATTCCCCAGGCAACACTCATCGAGCTACCCAACGCTGACCATTGTTGCGGGAGTGCAGGCGTTTACAACGTCCTGCAACCGCGGATGGCAGGTCAACTCGGCGAAAAGAAACTCGCCGAGATCGGTAAAATAAGATGCGACATCGTGGCCATGGGCAACCCCGGCTGCCAAGCCTGGATTGACCAATTGGTGGAGGAGTCGAATACGCCGATTCGCGTCCTCCATACCGCTGAATTGCTGGAATCTTCGTTCAGCGGCCTCCCTTAA
- the pfkB gene encoding 1-phosphofructokinase, translated as MVLTITLNPSLDYTLFVRSLLVGDTNRVVRQEVDAGGKGINLSRITAELGVESVATGFLGGSPGDFVRRVLTEQGVRDECVPIAGETRRNFNVESIDIETPPTTLNSQGEAISGDDWRTLCGKVCELAKGAGWVAMGGSLPPMVAVDAYEELLECARGAGAKVLVDADGEPMRHALRVRPDLLKPNAKEAARLVGYEINTDADAIRAAKDLLENVNTGGMVVVSRGHQGAVLATAHGVWLGRSPEVDAKSTIGAGDSFLGGFLAQLVKGAAPEEALRWGLAAGAATATTDGTQIGRRAVIEELLARAQVEAAG; from the coding sequence ATGGTTCTGACAATCACGCTCAACCCGAGCCTGGATTACACGCTGTTCGTGCGGTCGCTACTGGTCGGGGACACCAATCGCGTGGTGCGGCAAGAGGTGGACGCCGGCGGCAAGGGCATCAATCTCTCGCGGATCACCGCCGAACTCGGCGTCGAGTCCGTGGCGACCGGATTTCTTGGCGGATCGCCCGGCGACTTCGTGCGCCGCGTGCTCACCGAGCAGGGCGTCCGTGATGAATGCGTGCCGATTGCCGGCGAAACCCGGCGCAATTTCAACGTCGAGAGCATCGATATCGAAACCCCGCCCACGACTCTGAACTCGCAGGGCGAAGCAATTTCCGGCGACGACTGGCGTACCCTGTGCGGCAAGGTTTGTGAACTCGCCAAGGGCGCGGGGTGGGTTGCCATGGGTGGGTCGCTGCCGCCCATGGTCGCGGTGGATGCGTACGAAGAGCTTCTGGAATGCGCGCGCGGCGCGGGCGCCAAGGTGCTCGTGGACGCCGACGGTGAACCGATGCGTCACGCGCTTCGGGTTCGGCCCGACCTCCTCAAGCCAAACGCCAAGGAAGCCGCCCGCTTGGTTGGCTACGAAATCAACACCGACGCGGACGCAATCCGCGCCGCGAAGGACCTGCTCGAAAATGTGAATACCGGCGGCATGGTGGTTGTCTCGCGGGGGCATCAGGGGGCGGTGCTGGCCACCGCGCACGGCGTTTGGTTGGGCCGTTCGCCCGAGGTAGATGCCAAGAGCACGATTGGAGCGGGCGATTCATTCCTTGGCGGGTTTTTGGCCCAGCTGGTTAAGGGCGCGGCCCCAGAAGAAGCGCTCCGCTGGGGGTTGGCGGCCGGAGCCGCCACCGCCACTACCGACGGCACGCAAATCGGTCGCCGAGCGGTAATTGAAGAGCTGCTCGCCCGGGCGCAGGTCGAAGCCGCCGGGTAG
- a CDS encoding phosphatidate cytidylyltransferase, which translates to MKTRLLTAAVGIPIVLACVLSTSMWPWVALLAVVGCLALPEGLKLFPGAQALLLVPYVVGPLAAMAHLQQLGHGQNPAWSWNLALLVLLPLWAGDSAGYFVGRAIGKHKLAPVISPKKTWEGAIANFLACVGVCAWLGTSYGVATPVWVCAAFATGIFGQAGDLFESWLKRKRDLKDSGSLLPGHGGILDRIDSILFAAPLVWLAARLFV; encoded by the coding sequence ATGAAAACGCGACTTCTCACGGCGGCCGTGGGAATTCCGATCGTGCTGGCGTGCGTGTTGAGCACCAGCATGTGGCCATGGGTTGCGCTGCTGGCCGTGGTCGGGTGCCTTGCCTTGCCGGAGGGGCTTAAGCTGTTCCCCGGCGCGCAAGCGCTGCTTTTGGTTCCGTATGTAGTGGGGCCGCTCGCCGCGATGGCGCATCTTCAGCAACTGGGCCACGGCCAAAACCCGGCTTGGTCGTGGAACCTGGCGCTGCTGGTTTTGTTGCCGCTATGGGCGGGTGACTCGGCGGGTTACTTTGTGGGCCGCGCAATCGGCAAGCACAAGCTCGCGCCGGTGATCAGCCCGAAGAAAACGTGGGAGGGCGCGATCGCCAATTTTTTGGCGTGCGTGGGGGTTTGTGCGTGGCTCGGAACGAGCTACGGCGTGGCGACGCCAGTTTGGGTTTGCGCGGCCTTTGCTACGGGCATTTTTGGGCAGGCCGGCGACCTCTTCGAAAGTTGGCTCAAGCGCAAGCGCGACCTCAAAGATAGCGGCTCCTTGTTGCCGGGTCACGGCGGCATTTTGGATCGCATTGATTCGATCCTGTTCGCGGCACCCCTCGTGTGGCTTGCGGCG
- a CDS encoding SRPBCC family protein translates to MADLVEANVGKTHVLECETFLPLPLETVFEFFSNAENLETITPKDLQFSILTPCPIEMRQGALIDYRLKLNGIPMTWKTEIEVWEPGVRFVDNQLKGPYKRWWHEHKFREVEGGVIMNDRVEYELPFGPLGEIAHALFVRKKVQGIFGHREAAIRQALGL, encoded by the coding sequence ATGGCAGACCTCGTAGAAGCCAACGTGGGCAAAACACACGTTCTGGAGTGCGAGACGTTCCTCCCCCTTCCGCTTGAAACCGTCTTCGAATTCTTCTCCAACGCGGAGAACCTGGAGACGATCACGCCGAAGGATCTGCAGTTCAGCATCCTCACGCCGTGCCCTATTGAAATGCGCCAAGGCGCGCTGATTGACTACCGGCTCAAGCTCAACGGCATCCCCATGACCTGGAAGACCGAGATCGAAGTCTGGGAGCCGGGCGTGCGCTTTGTGGACAACCAGCTCAAGGGCCCCTACAAGAGGTGGTGGCACGAGCACAAGTTCCGCGAGGTCGAAGGCGGCGTCATCATGAACGACCGCGTGGAGTACGAGCTACCCTTCGGCCCGCTCGGCGAAATCGCTCACGCGTTGTTCGTGCGCAAGAAGGTGCAGGGGATTTTTGGTCACCGAGAGGCTGCGATTCGCCAGGCGCTCGGGCTCTAG
- a CDS encoding dTMP kinase produces MFITFEGPEGGGKSTQIQRLASELRARGREVLVTREPGGSAIGPTVRQLLLDSESVNPLTELFLFLADRAAHVSDVIRPALQSGMVVLCDRYADSTVVYQGYARGGDVEWLRELNARATKGLQPHLTLLLDLDPVVGSARQQSQDRLDREPLEFHQRVRAGFLAEAARAPERYRVIDAAQHIDEVARLILAEVDAAGTLAS; encoded by the coding sequence GTGTTCATCACGTTTGAAGGCCCCGAGGGCGGCGGCAAATCCACACAAATTCAGCGACTCGCCAGCGAGCTGCGCGCACGCGGTCGCGAGGTGCTGGTGACCCGCGAGCCAGGTGGGAGCGCGATCGGACCCACCGTTCGGCAGTTACTTCTCGATTCGGAATCCGTGAATCCGCTCACCGAGTTGTTTCTGTTTTTGGCCGATCGCGCGGCGCATGTGAGCGACGTGATCCGCCCCGCCCTACAAAGCGGCATGGTGGTGCTCTGCGATCGGTACGCCGACTCGACGGTGGTGTATCAGGGCTATGCGCGGGGCGGCGATGTTGAGTGGCTGCGTGAGCTGAACGCGCGGGCCACCAAGGGCTTACAGCCGCACCTCACACTCCTGCTCGATCTCGACCCCGTGGTTGGCTCGGCGCGGCAACAAAGCCAAGACCGTTTGGATCGCGAGCCGCTGGAGTTTCATCAGCGTGTCCGAGCGGGATTCTTGGCCGAGGCGGCGCGCGCGCCCGAGCGATACCGCGTGATTGACGCCGCACAACACATAGATGAGGTCGCGCGCCTCATTCTCGCCGAAGTCGACGCAGCGGGTACCTTAGCATCGTGA
- a CDS encoding FAD-binding oxidoreductase has product MLRAPIAVARLRVVTAIRDRVLAGPSGFAQLARWSLPSEALVLQQTAEPMPLGRDIIELSAADLVVTVGTGMSLRQLNDELRSHRLCLPYWPVEDALRDEPLAALLGFNLPHLGERTYRSWREWSLGATLVTGTGRIGKFGSRVVKSVAGYDGHQLFVGARGTLAVVAEINLRLYPLADPPEQNLSPNLIHRVRAADCASACAGLHGFLHEPTHTIYAEADALAEITRYQGDFLLRAGCGKANFAFEDPSQAHYWRRARDIWDPENRLNPGALGL; this is encoded by the coding sequence TTGCTCCGAGCACCGATCGCGGTGGCGAGGCTCCGCGTGGTAACCGCAATCCGCGACCGCGTTTTGGCCGGCCCAAGCGGCTTTGCGCAGCTGGCACGGTGGTCGTTGCCGAGTGAGGCGCTGGTCTTGCAGCAAACCGCCGAGCCGATGCCGCTAGGCCGCGACATCATTGAGCTTTCCGCCGCCGATTTGGTGGTCACGGTCGGCACCGGCATGTCCTTGCGACAACTCAACGACGAGCTCCGGAGCCACCGCCTCTGCTTGCCCTATTGGCCCGTCGAAGACGCTCTGCGCGACGAGCCCCTGGCTGCACTATTGGGCTTCAACCTGCCCCACCTCGGCGAGCGCACCTACCGCAGTTGGCGCGAGTGGAGTCTGGGCGCGACGTTGGTCACAGGTACCGGCCGCATCGGCAAGTTTGGTTCACGCGTGGTCAAGAGCGTGGCGGGCTACGACGGGCACCAGCTGTTCGTCGGCGCGCGCGGGACGCTGGCGGTGGTCGCCGAAATCAACCTGCGCCTGTATCCGTTGGCCGACCCCCCAGAGCAAAACCTGAGCCCAAACCTCATTCACAGGGTCCGGGCCGCCGATTGCGCAAGCGCTTGCGCAGGCTTGCATGGCTTTTTGCATGAGCCCACCCACACGATCTACGCCGAAGCCGACGCGCTGGCCGAGATCACCCGCTACCAAGGTGACTTCCTGCTTCGAGCCGGGTGCGGCAAGGCGAATTTTGCATTCGAGGACCCGTCGCAAGCCCACTATTGGCGACGAGCCCGCGACATCTGGGATCCAGAAAATCGCCTGAATCCGGGGGCGCTCGGCCTATGA
- a CDS encoding Gfo/Idh/MocA family oxidoreductase, whose amino-acid sequence MRIAAIGAGAWGKNIVRTLAELGHLACVVEVSPSLREQIAQTYPNLPVFSDPAEAYDEVELDAVAVATPAQFHFDVAAEALERGKHCFVEKPITLASREAEGLCDLAERQNRTLMVGHLLLFQPAVQFLRDQIQSGAIGDLVSIHQERLNLGRARKVENVLWSLGVHDVAVAQYLVGERPLGVTASGLAYLTPDIEDDFYLHVDFPSGVQTHLHCSWLWPTLRRRTVVIGSKGMLVYQEQDQTVTLHRKSIGDDLQNVNDGEEVVFSGSSEPLKLEMQHFVECCQTGATPRADGRSAVEVVRVLEMASATDFD is encoded by the coding sequence ATGAGAATTGCGGCGATTGGGGCCGGAGCCTGGGGCAAAAACATCGTCCGCACATTGGCGGAACTCGGCCATTTGGCCTGCGTGGTGGAGGTCAGTCCGAGCCTGCGCGAGCAAATCGCCCAAACCTATCCAAACCTGCCCGTCTTCAGCGATCCCGCCGAAGCCTACGACGAAGTTGAACTCGACGCGGTGGCCGTGGCAACACCCGCTCAGTTCCACTTTGATGTCGCCGCCGAAGCCCTGGAGCGCGGCAAACACTGCTTCGTTGAAAAGCCGATCACGCTCGCCAGCCGCGAAGCCGAGGGCCTCTGCGACTTGGCCGAACGCCAAAATCGCACCCTCATGGTCGGGCACTTGCTACTTTTCCAACCGGCGGTTCAGTTTCTGCGCGACCAGATTCAGAGTGGCGCCATCGGCGACCTCGTGAGCATCCACCAGGAACGGCTGAACCTCGGTCGTGCCCGCAAGGTCGAAAACGTGCTGTGGAGTCTCGGCGTGCACGATGTCGCGGTCGCCCAGTACCTCGTGGGCGAGCGCCCGCTGGGCGTTACGGCCAGCGGATTGGCGTACCTCACGCCCGATATCGAAGACGACTTTTACCTGCACGTTGACTTCCCCAGCGGCGTGCAAACCCACCTTCACTGCAGTTGGCTATGGCCGACTTTACGCCGCCGCACAGTGGTGATCGGCAGCAAGGGCATGCTCGTGTACCAGGAGCAAGATCAAACCGTGACGCTGCACCGGAAGAGCATTGGCGACGACCTCCAAAACGTGAACGACGGCGAGGAAGTCGTGTTCTCGGGCAGCAGCGAGCCGCTCAAGCTCGAGATGCAGCACTTTGTCGAGTGCTGTCAAACGGGCGCAACTCCGCGCGCGGACGGGCGGAGTGCGGTTGAGGTTGTGCGCGTGCTCGAAATGGCCAGCGCCACCGACTTCGACTAA
- a CDS encoding prolyl oligopeptidase family serine peptidase — protein sequence MRAAIFVCLALLVSSTFASERGEALKRADSYGARVANKVLNENLTYGWTPGDQEFWFREDILGGTKQFWVINDKGDRKPAFDHAKVSKELGGSLPFARLKLSTDGKSWLVDSNPPRRIDRTSSQVSNAADTDFTGLRAFSPADVMTSEGAGPRVEIVFVNNSQEPLTCNWLDEGGEKRQYKVLAPGERWSCGTYEGHFWVITNKEGRALAVYKPEPGGIAYLDGKVVPPAPKPRPRDPALSPDGRRRIVFRGEKAFLIEVETKQETELTHPHAADTRYRGPVHWSLDSQSAAFECSDQDAQRPLNIVRTSPPGEIHPKLESRQYLKPGDKLANPEVVVWRNGEGLRAVPKTLYPNAWDLDNHQWLDANRLVFRYNQRGHQVMRLVEYDARTNQARTLFEDTSPTFIDWTNKTFFRVLNNRSEAIWMSERTGWAHLYLVDLATGKVKRPLTQGSWVVRSVERVDEDERELWFQASGNVPGDDPTNLQSYRVNLDTAVVTPLTEGPGNQRIWPSPEGKFALARITSPGQLPRYELRNLRTGRLLSKVVQATGVDLMRSGFRLPEVFSAKGRDGKTDIWGLIYRPTNFDPNKKYPVVEDIYAGPHGNHVPKDFHVNSGGQQIAEMGFIVVRIDAMGTNNRGKAFHDVCYKNIADAGFPDRIAWMRDVAKRVPQMDLTRVGIYGTSAGGQNALHALLLHGDFYKVAIADCGCYDNRVDKMWWNEQWMGYPVGPHYAAQSCATLAPKLQGKLMLLLGENDTNVDPASTWQVVDALVRANKDFDLIVLPNVGHGAIGHPYARRRAREFLWDNLIAPVASK from the coding sequence ATGCGCGCCGCCATTTTCGTTTGCCTGGCCCTGCTGGTTTCATCGACTTTCGCCTCCGAGCGCGGCGAGGCTCTTAAGCGCGCCGACAGTTACGGCGCGCGGGTCGCCAACAAGGTTCTCAACGAAAACCTGACCTACGGCTGGACGCCCGGCGACCAAGAATTCTGGTTCCGGGAAGACATCCTGGGCGGCACCAAGCAGTTCTGGGTGATCAATGATAAGGGCGATCGCAAACCCGCTTTCGACCACGCCAAAGTGAGCAAGGAACTGGGCGGCAGCCTCCCGTTCGCCCGGCTCAAGCTCTCAACCGACGGCAAATCTTGGCTGGTGGACAGCAATCCGCCGCGCCGAATTGATCGCACGTCAAGCCAGGTCTCCAACGCCGCCGACACGGACTTCACCGGCTTGCGCGCCTTCTCGCCAGCCGATGTCATGACCAGCGAGGGTGCCGGTCCCCGCGTGGAAATCGTCTTCGTCAACAACTCGCAAGAGCCTCTCACCTGCAATTGGCTGGACGAGGGCGGCGAGAAGCGTCAGTACAAGGTGTTGGCCCCGGGGGAGCGTTGGAGTTGCGGCACTTACGAAGGCCACTTCTGGGTGATCACCAACAAGGAGGGCCGAGCCCTCGCGGTCTACAAGCCCGAGCCCGGTGGCATCGCCTACCTCGATGGCAAGGTGGTTCCTCCGGCGCCAAAACCGCGTCCGCGCGACCCTGCGCTTTCGCCAGATGGTCGGCGTCGCATCGTGTTCCGCGGCGAAAAGGCGTTCCTCATTGAGGTGGAAACCAAGCAAGAAACCGAGCTCACGCACCCCCACGCGGCGGACACCCGCTACCGCGGTCCGGTGCATTGGTCGCTCGATTCGCAATCCGCCGCCTTTGAATGCTCCGATCAAGATGCGCAGCGACCGCTCAACATCGTGCGCACAAGCCCGCCCGGCGAGATTCATCCCAAGCTCGAATCGCGGCAATATCTCAAGCCAGGCGACAAGCTGGCCAACCCCGAGGTGGTGGTGTGGCGCAACGGCGAGGGCCTGAGAGCCGTGCCGAAAACGCTCTATCCCAATGCGTGGGACCTCGACAATCACCAGTGGCTCGACGCGAATCGTCTGGTTTTCCGCTACAACCAGCGCGGCCACCAGGTGATGCGTCTGGTGGAATACGACGCGCGCACGAACCAAGCGCGAACGCTGTTCGAAGACACCAGTCCGACATTCATCGACTGGACCAACAAGACCTTCTTCCGAGTCCTCAACAACCGGAGTGAAGCCATTTGGATGAGCGAGCGCACCGGCTGGGCGCACCTGTATTTGGTGGACCTCGCGACCGGCAAGGTCAAGCGGCCCCTCACCCAAGGTTCGTGGGTCGTGCGCAGCGTGGAACGCGTGGATGAAGATGAGCGGGAACTCTGGTTTCAGGCTTCGGGCAACGTCCCCGGTGACGATCCGACGAATCTGCAGTCGTACCGCGTAAACCTCGATACGGCGGTGGTCACTCCGCTGACCGAGGGACCGGGCAATCAGCGCATTTGGCCCTCGCCCGAAGGAAAATTTGCGCTCGCCCGCATCACCTCGCCCGGCCAGCTTCCTCGCTACGAGCTCCGCAATCTGCGCACCGGTCGGCTGTTAAGCAAGGTGGTTCAAGCCACGGGTGTGGACCTCATGCGGTCGGGCTTCCGCCTGCCGGAGGTGTTTTCCGCCAAGGGTCGCGATGGCAAAACCGACATCTGGGGGCTGATCTACCGACCCACAAATTTCGACCCCAACAAGAAGTACCCAGTCGTGGAAGACATCTACGCCGGACCCCACGGCAACCACGTCCCCAAGGATTTTCACGTGAATTCGGGCGGCCAGCAAATCGCCGAAATGGGGTTCATTGTGGTGCGCATCGATGCCATGGGCACCAACAACCGCGGCAAGGCGTTCCACGATGTCTGCTATAAAAACATCGCCGACGCGGGCTTCCCGGACCGCATCGCGTGGATGCGCGACGTAGCTAAGCGGGTGCCCCAAATGGACCTGACTCGGGTGGGAATCTACGGCACCTCGGCGGGCGGCCAAAACGCTCTGCACGCGCTGCTGCTGCACGGCGACTTCTACAAAGTCGCGATCGCCGACTGCGGTTGCTACGACAACCGCGTGGACAAGATGTGGTGGAACGAGCAGTGGATGGGCTACCCCGTTGGGCCGCACTACGCGGCGCAATCGTGCGCGACCCTCGCGCCGAAACTGCAGGGCAAGCTGATGTTGCTTCTCGGCGAAAACGATACGAACGTTGACCCGGCCAGCACCTGGCAAGTGGTGGACGCGCTGGTGCGAGCGAACAAAGACTTTGACCTGATTGTGCTGCCGAATGTGGGGCACGGCGCGATCGGCCACCCCTACGCTCGGCGGCGAGCGCGCGAGTTCCTGTGGGACAACCTCATCGCGCCGGTCGCATCAAAATAG